In the genome of Arvicola amphibius chromosome 2, mArvAmp1.2, whole genome shotgun sequence, the window ATTGTGGTCAGGGTCTTATGCTCAGAATGCTAGACAAGATGTGCCGCCTACTGGTGAATTAATGGCACAAATGGCATCATTACAACCATTTTGTGTTTGTACTTAAAGTATGCTCCGCAGGCAAGAACTCAGaactggtactgtaaacctggccAGAACCCATGGTTAGACGAGAGGTCGTACATCCTAGGTAAGAAGTTACTACTAATACTTTGCTAAGTAGACTCAGCATCAATACTGCTTTCTACAAACTCATTCTTACAGAGTACTGCAGCCCTCAGCCCTCATGAAAGAAGCTGTGGTGGGTGGTGGTTAACACAGAGAACCACAACCagtgaaagatcagagaagttcTGACTACAGTGCTCCAAATGGTACATCAACACCATTCCCTTCCTCAAATGCTCAGGAAACCTTGTAAGGGAGGGACAAAAAGATAGTAATAGCCAGAGATGGGAGAGCAATGCTCAAAAGAGCATCTTCTTGACATTTCAGGACTACTGCACTCATGAACTCCTGGCAGCTGTGGCTAACTGTGCAAGTTCAAGACAGCCAGCATTCCAGAATGGATGGGAGGGGCTCATGAGATGAGATGAGAAGAGATGAGAGCTATTGGCAATTAGTTGATGGTTGTTGGGGAgggagagttggttttcttcagGTCTGTGTTCCATGCTTCAGTGGATGGCTCTATAGACTGAGTGAgttttaagaaaaaggaagaggatatGAAGTTAGGAAGTCTGTGGGGACGGtctgggagaagttggagagAGTGtgggtatgaaattctcaaagaaagatagacatttattttttttctttaaaaaattcttaacccattatggaaatgaagaaagaaaaccaatggCTGTAGGTAGAgatagaaataatgaaaaaagacacAAAGCTTAAAGTCAGATATAATTACAACATGGGGAGGGAAGGTTAAACATGGAGTTCCTCCTGTACCTAAGGAACTATTGGCAACTGATAGGTGCTGGGAGAATGGAGAATCTCTTTAAAGTATCCTGCCTGTGGTTCAACCACATGTCCGTGGATGGCCAGACATCCAAGACATGGCAGCACAAGCTGAACTTGCTGGGGTCAATAAAGGGGCAGAGGGGGTGAGTTGCAGAAGGAggatgaatatgaccaaaatctATTATACAAAGATTTAAAGAACCCATAAAGAATTGAGAACAAAAGGGACAGTGGAAAAATGGAAAGGTAGAAGAAATTTGGGGATTCTTAccagaaaaatatcatttaagtGACTCTAATATTGCTTTTATAGATTCAGTTAAGAGGTTTAAAGGATTATATCTCATGTTGCAGACACCCTGTGTTCCACCTCACAGCCCATCAACCTACCTTTCTATCCCAGCTGTCCCCACACCAACCGGCTGCCATTCATCTGTAGTCTGGCAACATCTGCTTTAAGGAAGTGCATCTCCCTTCCATCCTTTGGCTCCAATTGATGGAGTCGCTGGGGAAGCCACTTAGCCATTCCAACATGCTCACTTATAGGTAGGTATAAATAAATAGCCACTGGGCAGTCTTTAGGCAGTTAGGAATGAGAGCCACCCCAAGGGGCATTCTATAGtgtttacagttccaggggagtggtgttcctgctgcctgtagTGGCGGGGGCACTTTGAATGGTTTTGCCTTTGCTTCTCtatttcccacttcccttcctcaaGACCACCTGCTCACAAGCCCTTGTATCCGGTGCTGGTTTAGGAACTCAGGTACTTGTAATCTTAAGTTATCATTTCCAAAGTCCTCTGAGAAGCTGACATATTCTTATATTGCAAGATCAAGATTATACTGTTGGAAATTTTTACCATTGCTTAATTTTATCTGTTCATTTAAAGCATGTTTTCAGGACAGCTACTAGGTGCCAAGTGCTACCCTGTGAACTGGGGCTGGAGGGCCAGTGTAAAGGTTCTTCTTCACGAGTGTGTTCTCCAGAGCAGAAAAAGCTACCACCTGCCACAGAGTTACAAGGCATCAGGACCTGTCTTAAGTACTCTAATCATTACCTCACTTGCAACAATCCTATAAGAAAGAAGCCATTGTTCTcatcttgaaagacaaaaaaattatcaGGGTTACAGGTTGTTGGGAACTTGTTCTAGAATGATCTGGTCAGTCCAGGGTATATTTGAGCCAGGCTATGGTTGTAGTCTTTACTCAGTATGTATGATTAGGGGACAAAGAAGAATCAGGAATTGATCCTGGAGGTGGTAGTCCATGCATGGGTGGGCTGCAAATGTAGCTTTGTGGTGGCGGCGGTGACATGTTAAGTTTGTATTGCTTGTGGAAATGCAAAGCGCAGAGGACAAAATGAAGTGGGGAAAGGAATGAAAAGCACAATGCAGCAGTTAGGACCGCCTGCTCGGGGATATCTGAGGTTATTGGGAttgaggaaacaggaggtgcccTGGGCTGGAAGATGTATTCCTAGTGCAGGGGCTGAGTGCACCTCCCTCGTGACCTAGCGGAGTTTGGGGTTGTGTAATGGGAATGGTTTGAGAGCAGCCCAGACCATGGCTCCTACGAGGAATGGGTGGGAAGATCCTTATCAGCGCATGCCCGGGAAGAGTCTGGGAATAAGGATGCGTTCTGCCTCCCTGGTGTCTTAGGAGGACCATCAGGCCTTTCCTAGAACCAGGCAACATCTCTTGAGGTGTCACGCTTTCAGCAAGAGCCAGAGGCCAATACTCTGTTGAGATGCATTCAGTTTCGGGATACTAACCACCTTCAGAAGGCTGCTGGGGACAGGGGAGTCAAATTGTTACACTCGTTCACGTGTCGAGCCTTTTCTGTGACCTTCCTGGAGGCCTGGACACCTTTGGGAGCCTCTGATGGCATCTTGGTCTGACCCAGAAAAGTCCGCCTGGGCCTCTGTCTTTGGACAGCATACTGATCTGTGGCCATGTGAGCATGAACTTGGTTCATAGGCTTGGAGTAGGTGAGGTGGTGGGGCATGTGGTCGCCACCCTCTTGGATCTTGGGCTCTACTTGAGTTTGATGAGGTGAGTGCTTAATGTCTTTGGTACTCTTGACCTTGGCATTGCTTGCCTGCATCTTCATAAGCTCGCTCTTGTGCCTTTTGGCAAACTGCATGTTCCCCCAAAACTTGAGGTCTTTACTCTTAAGAGACATGTATCCTGTGACTGGGGTTTCTTGATATTATTTCGGAGCCATTTAAGTGAACAATTGTGCTTGGTGTGATTCTTGGACGTGACAATTACACCATGGCTCCTGAAGTGCTGGGACAAGAAGGCACAGAAAGGTCTCTGTCCCTGAGTGAGACAAGCCATCTGCTTCCCCACTTCCAATTGAGGATCAGGATCAAAATGCCCGGAAACTTAGGTTATTTTTGCAGCCCTGGATGCATTCATCCTTGCCTGATAAACCCCATGTCTCCCTGGCCAGTTGTCTCCTGCCACTCCTTCATTCTCTTCTTGTTCTCCTTTCAGTCTGACTCTGTTCCGGGCCCAGTTCAGGAGAATTAGGGACATTAAAAAATGGACTCATCTCACAAGCAAATAGTCAATGTTAGATTTTTAATAGACTTAGGCCAAGTACTggaaatctcagcactcgggaggcagaggcaggaaggtaatgagcttgaggccagcctgaacaaaGTAGTGAGAGCCTGTCAAAGAAAGAAGCGGGTagcaaggagaggagagaagagaggaaagaggggaagggagagaaaagaacgagagaggagggaaaggagagagaaacccCAAAGAGATGCAAGAGAATGCTAAAATCTAATTTCAACATCCTAAAATCTAAAATCTAGGGATTGGAGGAGCAGGTTGACCAAAAGAATTGTTCTCTGTAGGCCAAAGAGCTAATTTCATCAGCTGCTCTGCTCAGAGTAAATCTTATTCCCAGTAGCAATTGGGTGGGCTTTGTTTTGCCTCAGGAGCAAGAACTGTCACATCCTAGTGACACAGAGAAGCAAAGATTTAGTTTGAACTTAATCTGGATCTCTATCAGGATCACCTGGTGGCTCTTTGTCAGGGTGGGTGGGGCAGGCTGCTCCCTGGAGCACCGCAGGCGCTCATC includes:
- the LOC121677100 gene encoding 60S ribosomal protein L29-like, with the protein product MSLKSKDLKFWGNMQFAKRHKSELMKMQASNAKVKSTKDIKHSPHQTQVEPKIQEGGDHMPHHLTYSKPMNQVHAHMATDQYAVQRQRPRRTFLGQTKMPSEAPKGVQASRKVTEKARHVNECNNLTPLSPAAF